The following proteins are encoded in a genomic region of Cryptomeria japonica chromosome 11, Sugi_1.0, whole genome shotgun sequence:
- the LOC131072922 gene encoding uncharacterized protein LOC131072922, whose amino-acid sequence MTNSNWPLEPCPSGYVGTHPKGAGDRAWRYAYEGPDPGTMICIKCEKILHGGINRLKYHFAGIDKHDARECIGTTDEIKREMNAVLADGEEKKLQRERAKLAMRSAIANSQGASIDIEEEEEEALQGILGSRRGPRIRKPNTTLPIASASSSRVPSIAASPSRTQSIGSYFVPRNTPRAQPSLEASGWNREAHEKADIVAADFWYFNNIPFNVADNPYWLNLVTARIVAGKWYKAPSCRDLSERLLRNTVDRAKEVKDQRNEVEKIWLHHFSDGWTDGKNYTIINFLVVCKDNIVFLKSVDASSKVKNAKTLAGMLEHIVMEVEVENVVQIITDNATTYVAVGRILQDRHPTLFWTPCATRP is encoded by the exons atgACAAATTCTAATTGGCCACTAGAACCATGCCCATCTGGATATGTAGGCACCCATCCTAAAGGTGCTGGAGATAGGgcttggaggtatgcctatgaaggACCGGATCCTGGGACAATGATTTGCATAAAATGTGAAaaaatacttcatggaggcatAAATCGCCTCAAATACCACTTTGCAGGCATAGACAAGCATGATGCTAGAGAATGCATTGGGACCACTgatgaaataaaaagagaaatgaatGCCGTACTTGCAGatggggaagagaagaaattgcaaagggagagggcaaaactagccatgagatcagccatagctaATTCTCAAGGTGCTTCTattgacattgaagaagaagaagaagaagcacttcaGGGCATATTGGGCTCTCGTcgtggcccacgtatccgcaaacccaACACCACCTTGCCCATCgcttctgcttcctctagtagagtacctagCATTGCTGCATCACCATCAAGGACACAGTCCATAGGTAGTTATTTTGTGCCCAGGAATACACctagagcacaaccatcattagaggccagTGGATGGAATAGGGAGGCACATGAGAAAGCAGACATTGTAGctgctgatttttggtacttcaacaacatcccattcaatgtggcagacaatccttattggctgaatttggtgaccGCAAGGATAGTTGCAGGAAAGTGGTACAAGGCCCCTTCTTGCAGGGATTTGAGTGAGAG GTTGCTCAGAAATACAGTTGATAGGGCAAAAGAAGTGAAGGACCAAAGAAATGAAGTGGAGAAAATATGGCTGCACCATTTTTccgatgggtggacagatggcaaaaACTACACCATCATTAATTTTTTGGTTGTTTGCAAGGACAATATTGTGTTCTTGAAATCGGTTGATGCCTCCAGTAAggtgaaaaatgcaaaaacattggctggaatgttggagcacATTGTCATGGAGGTGGaagtagagaatgtggtgcaaatcatcacagataatgcaacAACATATGTGGCAGTAG GTAGAATCCTCCAAGataggcaccccactcttttttggacaccttgtgcaacacgtccttga